TCTTTACCAACACAATTGGTACATACCTTCAAAATTTGCCAGCGATGAGTTTCCGGATTGCGCCATTAAATGAAGAAGTCCGTTCATGGATCAATGGCTGGACTATCTTCTACTGGGCATGGTGGATTGCCTGGGCGCCATTTGTAGGGATTTTTATAGCTCGAGTTTCTAAAGGCCGTACAATCAGGGAATTTGTATTTGGTGTATTGCTAGTGCCTTCTTTGATTGGCTTTTTATGGTTCTCTGCTTTCGGAGGTTCAGCAATCACGCTTGAGCACGAAGGAATTGCGAAAATTTCCGAACTAGCGACCGAAGAAGCACTCTTTGGAGTTTTTGCCAACTATCCTCTAAGTTCATTATTGTCCATCCTGGCAATGATCCTTATCGGTACATTCTTTATCACATCGGCAGATTCAGGCACATTTGTTTTAGGGATGATGACGACCAATGGATCACTGACACCAGGGAATAGAATCAAATTCACATGGGGAATCATGCTGGCTGCTATTTCTCTGGTACTCCTTTATTCTGGGGGGCTGCAGGCTCTGCAAAATACAATGATCGTGGCTGCACTGCCATTCTCCATCATTATGGCCTTAATGGCACTAAGCCTAATAAAAGCCTTAAGTCGAGAAGCGAAAGAACTAGGAATCGGAAAAATTCCTAAACGTAAGCCTCAATAGTTTGTAAGTAAGGAGTCATCCCTATTCAATTAGTGATGGCTCTTTTTTCATTCAGGCTGGTTATAATGTATATCTAATTGTTCGAAAGTATTTGAACTTTTGTAAAGCTGTGGCAATTTATGAACGTTTTGTTCTTTTTTTTAATGTAAATGTTTTCATTCGAATTTTTTGCTAAAATGATTGTAATGAATTTAAGTCATTACCAAGGGTGATTACGAATGGAAAAAGATAAATTATTGAAAGTAATCGAAGCAGCAAAGCTATATTACTTGCTTGATTATAATCAGAATGATATTGCGAAAGAGCTGGGAGTTTCAAGGCCCACAGTATCCAGGTTCCTCCAAATTGCAAAACAGGAGGGGATTGTCGATATCAAAATCATGGATCCGACAGAGGATGTAGAAAATTTGTCGGCACAGCTTGAGCAAAAGTTTGGCTTGAAAAAGGCAATAGTGACTCATATCCCTCAATATGAGGACAGTGTGATTAAAACGTATCTCGGGGAGAAAGCTGCCGCATTTCTGAATGAAGTAGTAGAGCATGATGATATTATTGGTGTTACATGGGGAACGACGCTTTATCATGTTGCTTTGGAGCTTAAACAGAAACCGTGCAAGAATGTAAAGGTCGTCCAGCTGAAGGGCGGCGTAAGCCATTCTGAAACGAATACGTATGCAAATGAGATACTTTATTTATTCGGCAAAGCCTTCAATAGTGCGCCACATCATCTGCCGCTGCCTGCAATCGTTGACCATGTCGTGGTCAAACAAGCGATGGAGGCGGACAGGCATATTAAAAAAATCTTGGAAATGGGGAAGCAATCGAACATTGCGGTCT
The window above is part of the Mesobacillus jeotgali genome. Proteins encoded here:
- a CDS encoding sugar-binding transcriptional regulator — protein: MEKDKLLKVIEAAKLYYLLDYNQNDIAKELGVSRPTVSRFLQIAKQEGIVDIKIMDPTEDVENLSAQLEQKFGLKKAIVTHIPQYEDSVIKTYLGEKAAAFLNEVVEHDDIIGVTWGTTLYHVALELKQKPCKNVKVVQLKGGVSHSETNTYANEILYLFGKAFNSAPHHLPLPAIVDHVVVKQAMEADRHIKKILEMGKQSNIAVYTIGPIKSESLLFQLGYFTEEDLQVIYSQAVGDICSRFFDKEGKVCNENLNARTLGIELEELKKKKYSVLVAGGAQKIDGIYGALKGKYTNVLVTDQFTAKFLLDK